The genomic DNA AGAGGGCAGGGCAGGGGAATATCATCCTAAGCAGTAGAGGGCAGGGCAGGGGAATATCATCCTAGGCAGTAGAGGGCAGGGCAGGGGAGTATCATCCTAGGCAGTAGAGGGCAGGGCAGGGGAGTATCATCCTAGGCAGTAGAGGGCAGGGCAGGGGAGTATCATCCTAGGCAGTAGAGGGCAGGGCAGGGGAGTATCATCCTAGGCAGTAGAGGGCAGGGCAGGGGAGTATCATCCTAGGCAGTAGAGGGCAGGGCAGGGGAGTATCATCCTAGGCAGTAGAGGGCAGGGCAGGGGAGTATCATCCTAGGCAGTAGAGGGCAGGGCAGGGGAGTATCATCCTAGGCAGTAGAGGGCAGGGGAGTATCATCCTAGGCAGTAGAGGGCAGGGCAGGGGAGTATCATCCTAGGCAGTAGAGGGCAGAAGTAGCAGGGAAGGGTAGGGAGTATCATCCTAGGCAGTAGAGGGAAGGGCAGGGAGTATCATCCTAGGCAGTAGAGGGTAGGGAAGAGCAGGGAGTATCATCCTAGGCAGTAGAGGgcagaagtagcaggaaagggcAGGGAGTATCATCCTAGGCAGTAGAGGgcagaagtagcaggaaagggcAGGGAGTATCATCCTAGGCAGTAGAGGGAAGGGCACGGAGTATCATCCTAGGCAGTAGAGGGCAGAGGTAGCAGGAAAGGGCAGGGAGTATCATCCTAGGCAGTAGAGGgcagaagtagcaggaaagggcAGGGAGTATCATCCTAGGCAGTAGAGGgcagaagtagcaggaaagggcAGGGAGTATCATCCTAGGCAGTAGAGGGAAGGGCACGGAGTATCATCCTAGGCAGTAGAGGGCAGAGGTAGCAGGAAAGGGCAGGGAGTATCATCCTAGGCAGTAGAGGGTAGGGAAGGGCAGGGAGTATCATCCTAGGCAGTAGAGGGCAGGGAAGGGCAGGGAGTATCATCCTAGGCAGTAGAGGGCAGGAGGTAGCAGGGAAGGGTAGGGAGTATCATCCTAGGCAGTAGAGGGCAGGAGGTAGCAGGGAAGGGTAGGGAGTATCATTCTAGGCAGGAGGTAGAAGGGAAGGGTAGGGAGTATCACTATATGAGAGAAGAGTGGCCTATGACATACTTTGCAGTACAGAACTGTCCTATTCTACCTCTGTCCTGTTTATAGAGTGTGTGTGTCAGTACATGGAGGGAAGAGCAGTGTGTATTGCAGGGATGGCACAGAAGGTCTCTATATGCAGAGAATAGGCAGTCAGTGTTTACAGTGAAAATCCagcagggaagggggggaggggattcattTTGTAGTGTCCAGTGACGTCAGAGGGTGATATGGGCCCCGCTGCCCTGTATAATTACCGGTCGTCGCTGGCGGTGATGACGCCGTCCTCTCTCGGGATGAAGCAGGCGGAGGTGACCTGCTCCCGGTGTCCGGGTATCTTGGTGAGGAGTACAGGGCCGCGCTGAGACCGGGAGTGGATCTCAGCCGCCATGACCAGTCATGTGACCTAGACGGGACCCTGGCTGAGGCTACAATACACGTGATAGCGGCGCACAGTCACTCAGCAGGAGCCACACTATACCATGTAGCGGCGCCAGAACATTTATAAGTACTTGCAGTGCAGAGCGGAGTTGCGCTTTTATACAGTGTAATACGTGAGATGTCGTAGCGCGCATTCCTTGTATGTAAATAGTTCTAGGTCAGGGATGAGGTATTACTGATATCATCATGCTATCTTCCAATGGTCTCACATACATGTGTCCTGTATGACAATATCAGACAGGGATTGTGATAACAGTCCTGTGATCAATAATAGTTCATTCAGGTcagttatgcctcgtttccactgagtggatcggttcgggtcggtacagtttggaagcatggcgtcacacgtccgccaatcagtggaatgtatcgtagctccgccctaaccgaaccgtaccattttctatggccccacatctgaagcaggacccagaatggtgcggttcggttgtatgggccgctttcataatggaaacactcaaaatagtggactgtaccgatccgctcagtggaaaagAAGCATTGGAATAGGTGTTAAGAGGGGGATGGAGAATTTTCAGGATTAGTTAGGTGGTGCCTCAGaacttcactttaaccacttgccgaacggctgcacgccgatttacgtcctgagtttggcagcggatatcgttgttagggcagcagctagctgccataaccccggtatccccgtttttcgtGCAGTGGTtggctgtcagataaaagtggtctctgcggcggattcgccacgagatcacttttatcggtggcgggagaggggcccccccccctcccgccgcgatccggtgcccttcgccgcttaccggagccgtcggtagcagtggaggcgatcgcgtctgtccccttcttgtgcctggagatgagtgagaggaacatggcgcccactcgtctccatgacactgcagggcggaagcgacgtaaaaacgtcatttccgcccatacgtcttaaaggcacatttttttcaatgtcatttttttaaatgacttttttttttttttattgcattttagtgaaaatatgagatctgaggtctttttgaccccagatctcatatttaagaggtcctgtcatgcttttttctattacaagggatgtttacatcccttgtaataggaataaaagtgacacaatttttttttaaacagtgtaaaaattaaataaaatcatgtGAACAGCGACAGCGATGGAcccgagcaagtagtggaggacctagagtctgcaggcgaggagggggaaggggaggaggtcgTGGTCAACcccgagcatgacctcccccccgacgtccacatcagccagcagatgatggagtctgtccttgaggagctgggcctggcccagaacacaggacaggcagaagatgcaacggaagagccacccccccctccggggaggtaagttcagacccttgttaactagaccctcataccctttttcattatggctgagatctcaatcttttccatcaatgtgaggagtatcaaggatacatctagaaggcaagcggtcctgacctttctttcaagtcagcagagtgatgtctacatgcttcaggagtgcgcccttccccccttgaggaggtacactcatctgtcctcccagtggacccttggtccctcctactggtccgggggtggcgattgcaagtctgcaggagtagccattctggtcaggggtgggcgtttcacggtggactctatccatgagctagtctgtggccgtcttttggtcatagacggctcgtgggtggaagagccagttaggctcatcaacgtgtacgcccccccagacaagaatgcgcggctggaactcttccagaccctgcggacccaactcgtcaccaccagaacagtagtgatcggcggtgactttaactgtccgatcgaggaggatgggcgcagctccagcatatacgcaaaacttgatgctacttctaggctgctcagggagatgatctcggaggcctccttgcaggacgccgtgggatccatagggaaagggaccgtgaactattcgtggtgccgacccgatggatctgtgcgttccaggatcgacttcgtgctcacttcaagaacagtcaagcatcgtgagttctccatggtcccctgctttttctctgaccacagggctatccactttcggggtgacctgggcgagggcatcgcccgcggaccgggttcctggaagctgaatagcacccttcTGGAAAatgaggaattgatgggggaactccgtgaggcctatgccacctggacggaggaaaagagattcttcggaagggtaagtgactggtgggtgaaggttaagctgcgtagcttctttcaggcaaggggacgccagcgtgtgtgtgccaggaggagggaactcaggagactgcagcgtcagttgcagtccctgcaggaccttcagcactgtggctgggacgttaggcaggacctggaggacaccaagaggagcctgaaaggacacttcgaggaagaatccaggcacattgtcttccgtgccaaggtggagaatcttgagaaaggtgagaagtgtaattctttctttttcaggaaactccactcaggacacacacccttgtcagagttgcgcgacgagaccggaacactccagaaggggaagaaggctgtgatgaaagtggtcagcgactactacaccaacctctactccccgaaagaaacggacacacaggcggccgacaggttcctgtcaggtatcactaaccaaattgatcctgcaggttcatcaaccgtcaacgcccccttggtgctggaggagctgcactctgccgctaaatcctttaggcgaggcaagaccccgggctgcgatggtctcccagttgagctctatgtaacactgtgggatctcgtgggcccggacctgctcaagctgtacgaggagatggtggtggagggcagaatgcctccgtcactgagggaggggatgatcacgattttgtataagcggaagggggagagatcggatcttaaaaattggcgtccgatctctctgctgaacgtggactacaaaatcctcgccaaggtcctggccaacaggttgaagtctgtcatcggacagatcatccacccggatcagacttgcggcattcctggtcgcaggattgcggacagccttgcgcttgtccgggacacggtccagtacattcatggccgccgtgtgcacgcggccctggtcagtcttgaccaggagaaggcctttgaccgtgtctcccacgagtttatgtgcagagctctgcgcaggtttggtcttggggaaatgttttgttcgtatgtgaatgtaatgtacactgacatttctagtttggtgctggtaaatggctggaaaactgacccctttccaattctgtctggggtcagacaaggctgccctctctcacctctgctttttgtttgttgtatagagctcttcgcccgaagcatcagacggaacccagagatcagagggatcaccgcaccaggaccggacagacgggaggtcaagtgctcactctacatggacgacgtgacggtgttctgtgctgaccggcgctccatcgacacactcgcccagacctgtgaggacttcggccaagcttcaggggcaaaggtcaactgcgggaagtcagaggtcatgctcttcggaaagtggttcctgccttcttctgcaccaattcctttcagcgtcaagacggacttcatcaaaatccttggggtctggtttggagctgagggcgcagccctgaagtcctgggaggaaagactgtcaaagatgcgacagaagtttggactttggagcctcagagaactcaccatcgaaggcaaaacactggtactccgcagcgagattctccctgtgttgcagtacctcgcccaggcctggccccctcgggtcaacacctgtaaggccatcaccagggcggtgtttcacttcatctggagctccaaaatggacagagtgaagcgggcggttatgttcaaggaacccctcaagggcggtaagggcgtgcccgacatcgctacactattgagggtgtgctttgcttgtaactgcatccgcaggacattggtggacagaactgtggactctggtggtaactctatgtcccgttttttcctcctgcctctttggaggacccttggatgggacaaatgggacagctccatcccctacaactgggacacgccttggtactacttggacaccttcaagtttattaaggagctggggctacatggagtgaagcccgacttgtggaagccaaaaactatccacaagttgatcagagcatcagacattgttgagactgttccaggcctcccttcagccacttgtaaagtggtctggaggaatgtttcttcaaagagactcaccaacaggcacaaagatctggcatggatggcaatccaaggggggctgccactcaggacatttatgcatgccagaaacctgtgtagatacaggcactgccccttttgcatcatccaggaggaaactgctctgcatgttttctgggagtgcccctttgcacaggacctgttgagggccctggaacctgaactcaaagactttgtaccacagactgcaatcacacactttggtgtgttgaatggactcttctgtggaactcattcacaggaggacattgacggtgcctggcgggtgctgtgttgctttaaggacgctttatggtgcgccagaaagcgcctcatccaccagcgggagaggatgtccatcgaggactgtcgcagactggttcacagtctgctcagagactatcacctgatggacttcaaggaggaagaggaggtctgaagatttccccattccccccccctctcccccgtgtaccctttggcagttcaaataaagcttcgggcctgtgaactctttactccctcccctgccccaccttctccaccccccccccatcacacccgttgcccatttgaatgttatttgactatatgactggactttttgtgaaatgtttttaagtactgctttcagggtaatgcggcgtcatgcatgatgtgatgtttcggggtattactactctgcacaacacattaggcatcataccgcaggatgaatgtaatttattggtatgcttggtgatgtattgtaatgtagtgtatttatgcgctgcgtcgcagtacagattggatgtaccctgtttaaagtatttgtttttttgtatattttcttgcaaaataaagtatacatttttcaatcaaaaaatgAGGTATTACTGATATCATCATGCTATCTTCCAATGGTCTCACATACATGTGTCCTGTATGACAATATCAGACAGGGATTGTGATAACAGTCCTGTGATCAATAATAGTTCATTCAGGTcagttatgcctcgtttccactgagtggatcggttcgggtcggtacagtttggaagcatggcgtcacacgtccgccaatcagtggaatgtatcgtagctccgccctaaccgaaccgtaccattttctatggccccacatctgaagcaggacccagaatggtgcggttcggttgtatgggccgctttcataatggaaacactcaaaatagtggactgtaccgatccgctcagtggaaaagAAGCATTGGAATAGGTGTTAAGAGGGGGATGGAGAATTTTCAGGATTAGTTAGGTGGTGCCTCAGaacttcactttaaccacttgccgaacggctgcacgccgatttacgtcctgagtttggcagcggatatcgttgttagggcagcagctagctgccataaccccggtatccccgtttttcgtGCAGTGGTtggctgtcagataaaagtggtctctgcggcggattcgccacgagatcacttttatcggtggcgggagaggggcccccccccctcccgccgcgatccggtgcccttcgccgcttaccggagccgtcggtagcagtggaggcgatcgcgtctgtccccttcttgtgcctggagatgagtgagaggaacatggcgcccactcgtctccatgacactgcagggcggaagcgacgtaaaaacgtcatttccgcccatacgtcttaaaggcacatttttttcaatgtcatttttttaaatgacttttttttttttttttattgcattttagtgaaaatatgagatctgaggtctttttgaccccagatctcatatttaagaggtcctgtcatgcttttttctattacaagggatgtttacatcccttgtaataggaataaaagtgacacaatttttttttaaacagtgtaaaaattaaataaaatcatgtgaactaaataagaaaaataattttttttttttaaaaaacccccccgtcccgacaagctcatgtgcagaagcgaacgcatacgtgagtagcgcccgcatatgaaaactgtggtcaaaccacacatgtgaggtatcgttgcaatcattagagcgagagcaataattctagccctagacctcctctgtaacgcaaaacatacagcctgtagaattttttaaacgtcgccaatggagaattttgagggtaaaagtttgacgccattccacgagcgggcgcaattttgaagcgtgatatgttgggtatcaatttactcggcgtaacattatctttcacaatataaaaaaaaaattgggctaactttactgttgtcttatttttttattcaaaaaagtgaattttttccaaaaaaagcgtgcttttaagaccgctgcgcaaatacggtgcaaaaaaaaagtattgcaatgaccgccattttattctctagggtgttagaagaaaaaccatatataatgtttgggggttctaagtaattttctagcagaaaaacctgttttaaacatgtaaacacctaaaatccaaaacgaggctggtccttaagtggttaagtggctaaagtggtgttccagccgaaatgatactttttaaataaaaatacccctataatacacaagcttaatgtattctagtaaagttagtctgtaaactaaggtctgttttgttagtttatagcagtagtttgttatttttagggttgtcccgataccacttttttaggaccgagtacaagtaccgatactttctttcaagtactcgccgataccgattaccgatactttttttttaaatgtcacgtgacagtgttttttgtttttttttttttttttaacagtgcttgcttttttttggggggggggggggggggagtgaacggggtatgtgtgtgtttttttattttttttatttacaacttttattttttacaataatattttttttatttattgtttttttttttttttttgtttttttttaatcagcccttttggggggctttggtgagatatcaggggtcttaacagacctctgatatctcccccttgagacagagaaagagaccgaggatagagattccccagtccctttctctgcagcctcagctgcactgagaatgaatggagagaagacagcagcttctctccattcataaactgacacatcgtaatcacaggagattacaatgtttcagttattgtgaatggacagagtcagctgactctatccatacacaaaggaaggaggagggggactgaggaacggagggggagaacggatgggacagataaggagagcggaacggaggggacagataaggagagcagaacggagggggacagcggagaggcacagaggaaaggagggggcacggaggaggatgcagtgacagtcagcggtgagcgatcaccgctgtgtcactaaagctggtgaaagccgctgggggagaagcttgtaactcccccacgcgccgatcacagctgtcttccgggtatcgggggaagcatcgggagcatttgcccgagtacaagtactcgggcaaatgctcggtatcggtgccgatactagtatcggtatcgggacaaccctagttattttataaacttacagcaggccgtggccatcttaagtgtgggcatctgaagccagactgtatttcttcctggatctcatcattgcagatctcgcacatgctcagtgcagcacaagcggtgtaataggtttcaggtcaggtttccatagcaatggcagtgtcagaggaagttgccgccccttcccagaaggcattgcaaacaggaaatgatgcgatgggccacggccagggaggaggaagtgcaaaatgaatacagcagatatacagtaggggagtaggtgctgagaaaaaaaaaaaaaaatccaatttgtttacagtgcacagtgtagtgagggatgctaaagagttgtaaaagtgggtggaactccactttaatatcaaGTACTCCGGACCTATAGGAGGTTTGAACAACCATAGGATTTATGAATAAAGTTTGCCATCATATAAGCTATATTTCATACATTATTTGTTCTGCATGATTTCAAGATTATTTACTCAAGTATTTTCTCTCCTATAGGACATTGAAGTAGAGAAACCATCACACTTCCGCATTGTTAATGTAAAGACTGCTGCTCCTACAGTCACTGTGAGTATCTGATCAATGAATGTTCATCATTTCattaagggataagttcacctttttgtaaaaaataaaaaaatgtgcatttttattttttttactatgagcctgcaaagcattgcacccatgatcagcagatcgcaggtTCAATGCAGGGCTCTTGTAGACATTCTGTGTAAGCTTGTCTTGTCAATATTCCTATCACTTTCTTTCTGGCAAATAAGGCTTATataaatggtgggtgctgcagcgattaccagctgggccctggaaacatcaagcaagtgtacatattcgccagcatacCATGGATAAACAATCGCCGTCCAAAGGTTTCTTTAttgagagagatcacatcacagagataagtgcaacgtttcagagccgcACAGGGCatctttgtcaggcatgtgatgaagtGTAACAGTGTCAAAGCAGAATATAAATACATCAGCCACTAACCAGAAcatgcaaaaactgaaaaaaaaaaaatggtaaaatccAACTCTGTGACATCATGAAGTCAAATCCCGCCAAAAATCGTTAAAAAACAAATGGTAACCAAGTAACATTAAGCAGgcttgtcagagaggttacctggttgggcgtcgttGCGCGCCGGGGCAATGTCCTGGCTACAGGCAcacaaccccagcattgactggtctacgGGAAAGATCCAATTTCTATCCGACTACTGCAGGCAACACTGCTTACATGGGACACCCGTGACACCGACTCAATGTCTTTGCTTGGATTCTGGTACCAAGCTTTGCCAACCCCTTCCCGAGGCCTACCGGGATTTCCAGGAtgtcttcagcaagaagggggcagagacccttccagtgcacaggccttatgattgcccaatagaactcttacctggaaccgaagttcccttcgggaggattttcccactaactgagcaggagctgggcaccttgacaaattatattgatgagaacttaaagaaagggttcattcgcccctccacgtctccagctggtgcaggcatcttctttgtggagaagaaggatcactccctatgcccctatcgactaccgggaattaaacaaaATCACTATCAAGAACAAACCGTTACCTTTAGTACCTGAATTATTCCAAAGACTGGGAACCGCAAaagttttcaccaagttggatctctgCGGGGCGTATAACTTAAttcgcataagagaaggggatgagtggaagacggcttttcgtgcTCGATTTGGGCACTTCGGGTAcattgtcatgccctttggcctatgtaaCGCGCCAGCAACCTTCCAACACTTCGTCAATGACGTCTTCCGTGACTTCCTGGACCCctatgtcatagtctatctggatgatatcctgattttttcCGCTTCTCTggccgaccaccgcaggcatgtacgaaatgttctcacccgacttaggcaacatgggctctatgccaaactcgaaaaatgcgaatttgagctTCAATGCATTCATCTCCCctgagggtatcaagatggatcaaataaaaagaaataaaaagaaaaaaatttgtgcgcttgcattagatacttaaatctatattcctgtgtgattgtcataaatagatgaataaattaataaacaccatcagagttaattttaagtgtacgTGAATAAAAAGTtgctatgcgacacagcaaatagcgacatgtaaatcaaatactaatattaaccattccatacagataaatatagaaaacttgtgtgcaaaaaacaaggttattccacccaagtgcaaacttataagtgaaagagttcaaaattgcgtcatgagtcgcaaaaaaaacgcatatccaaagttcataagttgcattccttagtgtgtataaaggaacaaggggacgtgaagggacctccaaccaccagtggatccaaaggttgataacagatgtatccttaccagacgcgttggacctcctttatagcaaggtcttagaagcatacagatttagccctctgcagggacaggagatgacagctcaccacacgaccggagatgattccgacacttccgcgttgatgtaaatactccctcgttttaaactcgtgaataaagaaggggagaaaaagaaactccaatagtgtagtagataaaaaaagggaattttattgcctcagacaactaggcatcatacaaaaacatctaaaatataaaagctggcaaaatataaaaacaacagacgcccgtgctaaattacatggggctctatggcgatctggcatacactgcgtagccacgccctacatgtttcgtgataggtcacgtcttcaaaggggcatcaagatggatccccaaaaggtatctgctatcctggactggcct from Aquarana catesbeiana isolate 2022-GZ linkage group LG04, ASM4218655v1, whole genome shotgun sequence includes the following:
- the LOC141140443 gene encoding uncharacterized protein; this translates as MGELREAYATWTEEKRFFGRVSDWWVKVKLRSFFQARGRQRVCARRRELRRLQRQLQSLQDLQHCGWDVRQDLEDTKRSLKGHFEEESRHIVFRAKVENLEKGEKCNSFFFRKLHSGHTPLSELRDETGTLQKGKKAVMKVVSDYYTNLYSPKETDTQAADRFLSELFARSIRRNPEIRGITAPGPDRREVKCSLYMDDVTVFCADRRSIDTLAQTCEDFGQASGAKVNCGKSEVMLFGKWFLPSSAPIPFSVKTDFIKILGVWFGAEGAALKSWEERLSKMRQKFGLWSLRELTIEGKTLVLRSEILPVLQYLAQAWPPRVNTCKAITRAVFHFIWSSKMDRVKRAVMFKEPLKGGKGVPDIATLLRVCFACNCIRRTLVDRTVDSGGNSMSRFFLLPLWRTLGWDKWDSSIPYNWDTPWYYLDTFKFIKELGLHGVKPDLWKPKTIHKLIRASDIVETVPGLPSATCKVVWRNVSSKRLTNRHKDLAWMAIQGGLPLRTFMHARNLCRYRHCPFCIIQEETALHVFWECPFAQDLLRALEPELKDFVPQTAITHFGVLNGLFCGTHSQEDIDGAWRVLCCFKDALWCARKRLIHQRERMSIEDCRRLVHSLLRDYHLMDFKEEEEV